In Aspergillus luchuensis IFO 4308 DNA, chromosome 1, nearly complete sequence, the following are encoded in one genomic region:
- the SPA2 gene encoding putative cell polarity protein (COG:S;~EggNog:ENOG410PK5B;~InterPro:IPR039892,IPR013724;~PFAM:PF08518) — MNAPSGTMSPVSVDGSDWSGINQYQKSDPPFSPTFSTRSALATPPTSGVPSGSNGAGLPNGSSGPVSDAGNPSPPSSVAARSSDGTLSDQRSKRHKRMEEVLGQHYVALRRFLHASHRDDRANKSSKARDKLLRLSATQFHELSTDVYDELLRRQAAMPAPNRPPRPDIPPFLPPRKDFHEKRNQARQKLASLQHQRFRDLATDVYTELERRFPQFPSRESRRLSPAPSYRGRPSNGYPPNGYPPTPGGPRSQSRGPPSRMGYSPGGPPPASPMYPPRQGSLGGPPPGMNGDGPMAKSFQSNTIVPNKSTMVEDDDDGVGTEDDYDARSDAFALDAVLQSRRGTGATLADADRKALAETQSQVSALQDKVNKLEDLLKSKDEEISKYQEDQSKVETLEDLVKSKDEELIKYRESQTTSDVTSSERQEWEDLKSDLESKISQAEDLNSNLQLELDKVRAEHAAIENDLRNQLEEASRQSTGDPELQARFADLEIKHQSLQTELQEQRSVTEEVRREAAGFLREMRELSEQSQSRWEHEEQLTTEVHRLEEQVKQWKTRYEKAKAQAGHLRTSSIGTEIRSDAATLTRDRDIFHENGLVKDVHVAKFQISIDELLHTARHEDYHVVTRQINAVVMAVRHMLQDVQESQDPSDGSSALRSKAIGKLSTTANNLITAAKNFVKSNGLSPVSLLDAAASHLSAAVIELIRLVKIRSTPDESHEDDDEVQFSQMKSPDYFSVAPSQSRHSRNDSVYSAMSPPPDAPHGISVAVQDYSSQAENHELQEMKLYVEDQTNGLVQSIQALIDSIRADRDLTTISTHVSAISSAVTNVTSSVQHFVKRPEASPALRQRIDPVLEMLEYHKHRLVGAAAEGEASSSPEGLREVTNKLPPIAFEIPRVTKELAHQLDPASLEEEDDFR; from the exons ATGAACGCTCCCTCCGGGACTATGTCGCCTGTCTCCGTGGACGGGAGTGACTGGTCCGGCATCAATCAGTATCAGAAATCGGATCCGCCTTTCTCCCCGACCTTCTCGACTCGCAGCGCCCTCGCCACCCCCCCTACCTCCGGTGTACCCAGCGGTTCAAATGGCGCAGGACTTCCGAACGGTTCATCGGGCCCGGTCAGCGATGCCGGGAATCCCTCTCCCCCGAGCTCGGTGGCAGCGCGATCGAGCGATGGCACTTTGTCGGATCAACGCAGCAAGCGACACAagcggatggaggaggtCCTAGGCCAACACTACGTTGCCCTCAGGAGGTTCCTTCATGCGTCCCATCGTGATGATCGAGCCAACAAGTCAAGCAAAGCCCGCGACAAGCTGCTACGACTCTCCGCCACGCAATTTCACGAATTAAGTACCGACGTTTATGATGAACTGCTCCGGCGACAAGCGGCCATGCCGGCTCCGAACCGACCCCCTCGCCCTGATATTCCCCCGTTCCTGCCACCGCGCAAGGATTTCCATGAAAAGCGCAACCAGGCGCGCCAAAAGCTTGCTTCGCTTCAGCACCAGCGTTTCCGAGATCTCGCGACGGATGTCTATACCGAGTTAGAGCGACGGTTTCCTCAATTTCCTTCTAGGGAATCTCGTCGGTTGAGTCCGGCTCCCAGCTACCGCGGACGGCCATCCAATGGCTATCCACCGAACGGATACCCTCCGACGCCGGGAGGGCCGCGTTCGCAGTCTCGTGGGCCCCCGTCTCGAATGGGCTATTCCCCTGGTGGACCTCCTCCAGCAAGTCCGATGTATCCCCCACGCCAAGGGTCACTTGGTGGGCCGCCGCCAGGCATGAATGGTGATGGGCCAATGGCCAAATCGTTCCAAAGTAACACTATTGTTCCGAATAAGAGTACTATGGtcgaggacgacgatgatggagtAGGTACGGAGGACGATTATGATGCGCGGAGCGATGCATTTGCTCTAGATGCGGTTCTGCAAAGTCGGCGGGGGACAGGGGCTACTCTAGCAGACGCCGACAGAAAGGCGTTGGCGGAAACTCAATCGCAGGTTTCTGCTTTGCAGGATAAGGTGAACAAGCTCGAGGACCTATTGAAAtccaaggatgaggagatatCCAAGTACCAGGAAGATCAGAGCAAGGTTGAGACCTTGGAGGACTTGGTCAAGtccaaggatgaggagctcATCAAATACCGAGAAAGTCAAACCACGTCAGAT GTCACTAGTAGCGAACGGCAAGAATGGGAGGATCTGAAGTCGGATCTGGAGAGCAAAATCTCCCAGGCCGAGGATCTGAACAGCAACCTGCAGTTGGAACTGGACAAGGTTCGGGCCGAGCATGCAGCCATAGAGAACGACCTGCGGAACCAGTTGGAAGAAGCATCCCGGCAAAGCACTGGAGATCCAGAGCTGCAGGCCCGCTTTGCTGATCTTGAGATCAAGCATCAAAGCCTGCAGACTGAGTTGCAAGAGCAACGGTCAGTGACAGAAGAGGTCAGACGGGAGGCAGCTGGCTTCCTGAGGGAAATGAGGGAGTTGTCCGAGCAAAGCCAGTCTCGGTGGGAGCACGAAGAGCAACTTACCACCGAGGTTCACAGATTGGAGGAACAAGTCAAGCAGTGGAAGACCCGCTATGAGAAGGCAAAGGCGCAGGCAGGGCACCTTCGCACATCATCTATCGGGACAGAAATCCGTTCCGATGCCGCAACTCTGACCAGGGATCGTGATATCTTCCATGAAAATGGCTTGGTCAAGGATGTTCATGTCGCGAAGTTTCAGATATCTATTGACGAGCTTCTACACACTGCACGCCACGAAGATTACCATGTCGTGACACGTCAGATCAATGCTGTGGTTATGGCGGTACGGCATATGCTGCAGGACGTGCAAGAAAGTCAAGACCCTAGCGATGGGTCATCGGCACTGCGTTCGAAGGCTATAGGCAAGCTTTCTACCACCGCGAACAATCTGATCACGGCAGCCAAGAATTTCGTGAAGTCCAACGGGCTCTCACCTGTCTCCCTTCTGGATGCTGCGGCTTCTCATCTGTCGGCTGCTGTGATTGAACTCATTCGCCTCGTCAAGATCCGATCCACTCCTGATGAGTCCcatgaagacgacgatgaggtTCAGTTTAGTCAGATGAAGTCTCCAGACTATTTCAGCGTGGCTCCTAGTCAAAGCCGACACAGTCGCAATGATTCCGTCTACAGTGCCATGAGCCCCCCGCCTGACGCTCCCCACGGAATTTCGGTGGCAGTGCAAGACTACAGCTCGCAGGCCGAGAACCACGAACTTCAGGAGATGAAG CTTTACGTCGAGGATCAGACGAATGGCCTGGTTCAGTCAATCCAAGCCCTCATCGACAGCATCCGAGCCGATCGCGATTTGACCACGATCAGCACCCATGTCTCTGCCATTTCTTCTGCGGTGACGAATGTTACCTCTTCGGTTCAGCACTTTGTCAAGAGACCAGAGGCTAGCCCGGCTCTTCGGCAACGCATTGATCCTGTCCTCGAGATGCTGGAATACCACAAGCACCGCCTTGTAGGCGCTGCGGCCGAGGGCGAGGCTTCTAGCAGCCCCGAGGGGCTTCGAGAAGTAACTAACAAGCTTCCACCTATCGCGTTTGAGATTCCCCGGGTTACCAAGGAGCTTGCTCATCAGCTGGACCCCGCGAGccttgaggaggaagatgacttTCGATAG
- the hmg1 gene encoding HMG-CoA reductase (BUSCO:EOG092608ZS;~COG:I;~EggNog:ENOG410PH8V;~InterPro:IPR023282,IPR002202,IPR023076,IPR023074, IPR025583,IPR000731,IPR009023,IPR004554,IPR009029;~PFAM:PF00368,PF13323,PF12349;~TransMembrane:7 (o243-264i271-291o297-317i374-393o399-421i485-506o607-627i);~go_function: GO:0004420 - hydroxymethylglutaryl-CoA reductase (NADPH) activity [Evidence IEA];~go_function: GO:0005515 - protein binding [Evidence IEA];~go_function: GO:0016616 - oxidoreductase activity, acting on the CH-OH group of donors, NAD or NADP as acceptor [Evidence IEA];~go_process: GO:0008299 - isoprenoid biosynthetic process [Evidence IEA];~go_process: GO:0015936 - coenzyme A metabolic process [Evidence IEA];~go_process: GO:0055114 - oxidation-reduction process [Evidence IEA]), with translation MAATLIPRKFRSTDAEEDAEPGWLKRQVTSGLQFLSRRACLHPIHTIVVFALLASTTYVGLLEGSLFDSFRNPKDVAGQVDVDTLLQGSRNLRLGESTSWKWQVEDTLTAQDYDTAQHMALTTFIFPDSLSKSASTGPLADGVPIPANTSAQRVPHTPNLFSPFSHDASLVFTLPFEQVSQFLKAVQEIPEPSVDEDEGEQKKWIMRAARGPAYGSSGALKLWLADAWGSFVDLVKHAETIDIVIMTLGYLSMHLSFVSLFFSMRRLGSNFWLATTVLFSGCFAFLFGLLVTTKLGVPINMLLLSEGLPFLVVTIGFEKPIILTRAVLSASVDKRQGARAGKTGGPVAPSTPRSIQDSIQTAIKKQGFEIVRDYCIEIAILVAGAASGVQGGLRQFCFLAAWILFFDCLLLFTFYTTILCIKLEITRIKRHVALRKALEEDGITQRVAENVAANNDWPQAGSENDGTSDASLFGKKIKSSNVRRFKILMVGGFILVNVVNLSAIPFRKSTGLPLLSRVSNLLAPTPIDPFKVAENGLDSIYVSAKSQMMETIVTVIPPIKYKLEYPSVHYAAFGEGQSFDIEYSDQFLDAVGGRVIESLLKSIEDPIISKWIIAALTLSIVLNGYLFNAARWSIKEPETAAPKVEPPEPKVYPTIDLNNQDGPKRTAGECELFLKEKRAAYLSDEELVDLSLRGKIPGYALEKTMENEDLMSRLDAFTRAVKIRRSVVARTPATSEFTSSLETSKLPYKDYNYTLVHGACCENVIGYLPLPVGVAGPLTIDGQSYFIPMATTEGVLVASTSRGAKAINAGGGAITVLTGDGMTRGPCVGFPTLARAAAAKVWLDSEEGQSIMMAAFNSTSRFARLQHMKTALAGTYLYIRFKTTTGDAMGMNMISKGVEKALNVMATECGFDDMATISVSGNFCTDKKSAAVNWIDGRGKSVVAEAIIPGEVVRNVLKSDVNALVELNTSKNLIGSAMAGSLGGFNAHASNIVTAVFLATGQDPAQNVESSSCITTMRNLNGNLQIAVSMPSIEVGTIGGGTILEGQSAMLEFLGVRGSHPTNPGDNARQLARIVAAAVLAGELSLCAALAAGHLVRAHMAHNRSAAPTRSATPVSAAVGAARGLAMTSSK, from the exons ATGGCCGCGACTTTGATCCCAAGGAAGTTCCGGTCTACGGACGCGGAGGAAGATGCTGAGCCTGGATGGCTCAAGCGTCAAGTCACCAGTGGCTTGCAATTCCTCTCTCGCCGTGCCTGTCTTCATCCCATTCACACGATCGTCGTATTCGCCCTTCTTGCCAGCACTACCTACGTCGGTCTCCTTGAAGGTAGTTTATTCGACTCTTTTAGAAACCCTAAAGATGTTGCCGGCCAAGTGGATGTGGACACCCTTCTTCAGGGTAGTAGAAACCTACGTCTCGGGGAGAGTACTTCCTGGAAATGGCAGGTGGAAGATACTCTGACTGCCCAAGACTATGAT ACTGCTCAACATATGGCATTGACGACCTTTATCTTCCCGGATTCCCTGTCGAAGTCAGCTTCCACCGGTCCTCTTGCCGATGGTGTTCCGATTCCTGCCAATACCTCCGCACAACGGGTGCCTCATACGCCGAATCTCTTCTCGCCTTTCTCCCATGACGCGTCTCTCGTGTTCACACTTCCTTTCGAGCAGGTCTCTCAGTTTTTGAAGGCTGTTCAGGAGATTCCCGAACCCTctgtcgacgaggatgaaggagAGCAGAAGAAATGGATTATGCGGGCTGCTCGCGGTCCGGCTTACGGATCCAGCGGAGCTCTCAAGCTTTGGCTGGCAGACGCATGGGGTTCCTTCGTGGATTTGGTCAAG CACGCTGAAACGATCgacatcgtcatcatgaCTCTGGGATACCTTTCGATGCATCTCAGCTTTgtctcgctcttcttctcgatgCGGCGTTTGGGCTCGAACTTCTGGCTTGCTACCACGGTTCTTTTCTCTGGATGCTTTGCCTTCCTCTTTGGTCTTCTGGTGACCACCAAGCTTGGCGTTCCCATCAATATGCTGCTTCTGTCGGAAGGTCTTCCGTTCCTGGTCGTGACCATTGGGTTCGAGAAGCCGATCATTCTCACCAGAGCTGTCCTGAGCGCTTCAGTTGATAAGCGCCAAGGTGCCCGGGCTGGCAAGACTGGTGGCCCAGTGGCTCCCAGCACTCCCCGGTCCATCCAGGATTCCATTCAGACTGCCATCAAGAAGCAAGGTTTTGAGATTGTTCGGGACTATTGTATCGAGATCGCCATTCTTGTGGCCGGTGCAGCTTCTGGAGTTCAAGGCGGTTTGAGGCAGTTCTGCTTCCTTGCAGCATGGATCCTGTTTTTCGACTGCCTCTTGCTGTTCACTTTCTACACCACTATCCTCTGTATCAAGCTCGAAATTACTCGCATCAAACGCCATGTCGCACTTCGCAAAGccctcgaggaggatgggattACCCAGCGTGTTGCGGAGAACGTCGCCGCGAACAATGATTGGCCCCAAGCAGGCTCGGAGAATGATGGAACCAGCGACGCCAGCCTTTTCggaaagaagatcaagtCTAGCAATGTCCGCCGCTTCAAGATCCTCATGGTTGGAGGCTTTATCCTGGTCAACGTTGTGAATCTCTCCGCGATTCCTTTCCGCAAGTCAACTGGTCTTCCCCTGTTGTCGCGCGTCTCCAATTTACTCGCTCCCACGCCGATTGATCCTTTCAAGGTGGCCGAGAATGGACTCGACTCGATCTATGTTTCCGCGAAGAGCCAGATGATGGAAACGATTGTGACCGTCATTCCCCCGATCAAGTATAAACTCGAGTACCCCTCTGTGCACTACGCTGCCTTTGGGGAGGGTCAGTCCTTTGACATCGAGTACAGCGACCAATTCTTGGACGCTGTTGGTGGCCGTGTCATCGAAAGCTTGCTGAAGAGTATTGAAGACCCGATTATCAGCAAATGGATTATCGCAGCTCTGACCCTGAGCATCGTCTTGAACGGTTATCTCTTCAACGCAGCCAGGTGGAGCATCAAGGAGCCTGAGACTGCCGCCCCTAAGGTGGAACCCCCGGAGCCCAAGGTTTATCCCACAATTGATCTGAACAACCAAGATGGCCCCAAGCGGACTGCTGGTGAATGCGAACTGTTTTTGAAGGAGAAGCGGGCTGCCTACTTGTCAGACGAGGAATTGGTTGACCTGTCATTGCGAGGCAAGATCCCGGGATATGCTCTAGAGAAGACCATGGAAAATGAGGACCTAATGAGCCGTCTCGATGCATTTACGCGCGCCGTCAAGATTCGCCGATCTGTCGTGGCCCGGACTCCCGCCACTTCTGAGTTCACGAGCTCCCTGGAAACCTCCAAGCTTCCTTACAAGGATTACAACTACACTCTGGTCCACGGTGCCTGCTGCGAGAATGTCATTGGTTATCTGCCTCTACCTGTTGGTGTTGCCGGTCCCCTCACGATTGACGGCCAAAGCTATTTCATCCCTATGGCTACTACTGAAGGTGTCTTGGTGGCTAGTACCAGCCGTGGTGCTAAAGCCATCAatgccggtggtggtgcgatTACAGTTCTGACTGGTGATGGCATGACGCGTGGTCCTTGTGTCGGCTTCCCTACGCTTGCACGAGCTGCGGCTGCCAAGGTTTGGCTTGACTCGGAAGAGGGCCAAAGCATCATGATGGCTGCATTCAACTCTACCAGCCGCTTCGCCCGACTTCAACACATGAAGACCGCTCTTGCTGGTACCTACTTGTACATCCGATTCAAGACCACCACTGGTGATGCTATGGGCATGAACATGATCTCCAAGGGTGTCGAAAAGGCGCTCAACGTGATGGCTACTGAGTGCGGCTTTGATGACATGGCCACCATCTCGGTTTCCGGTAACTTCTGTACTGATAAGAAGTCTGCTGCAGTGAACTGGATCGACGGACGTGGCAAGTCAGTTGTGGCTGAAGCTATCATTCCTGGAGAGGTCGTTCGCAACGTCCTTAAGAGTGATGTCAATGCCCTCGTTGAGCTGAACACCAGTAAGAACCTGATTGGTAGCGCCATGGCGGGAAGCTTGGGTGGTTTCAATGCACATGCGTCCAATATTGTCACTGCTGTTTTCCTTGCTACTGGTCAAGATCCTGCCCAGAACGTGGAAAGCAGCAGTTGTATTACTACTATGAGAAA TCTTAACGGCAATCTTCAGATCGCTGTGTCGATGCCGTCCATCGAAGTCGGAACCATCGGCGGTGGCACGATCCTGGAAGGACAATCTGCCATGCTTGAATTCCTGGGGGTGCGCGGCTCTCACCCCACCAACCCTGGTGACAATGCCCGTCAGCTTGCACGGATCGTGGCTGCCGCAGTCCTTGCAGGTGAGCTGAGTCTGTGCGCTGCTCTTGCGGCAGGCCACCTTGTCCGGGCACACATGGCCCACAACCGCAGCGCTGCTCCTACGCGCTCAGCAACGCCTGTGTCTGCCGCCGTCGGCGCAGCTCGTGGCCTTGCTATGACCTCCTCGAAATGA
- a CDS encoding uncharacterized protein (COG:S;~EggNog:ENOG410PQD0;~SECRETED:SignalP(1-26)), which translates to MGLTGQPLSSALRLLLLVLLFSTANAHSWIEQLLAIAANGTFIGTPGYARGNVHRTTPGFSDTTMTYLIPPNDRANQSLILPTDKMCKSTQRTRNQTEGSPRLQASAGSPIALRYQENGHVTLPWNQPGKPKNRGTIYVYGTTEPKEEENFLDVFNSWNRDGTGGDRRGVLLSKQNFDDGRCYQINNGNISEHRQAVYPHVADQLMGADLWCQQDIALPSNAPTGKPYTLYWVWNWPTAPGVDPSLPNGKQEIYTTCIDVDVVDSPTTQTHVQEGYVEGQSLDSAAIPSEFAEVMGSSTDSTEAGSSSAPSSTTPAPTPTPTSVAPFRVLTLTTVITTHIPWTSSAALAGST; encoded by the coding sequence ATGGGGCTCACAGGCCAACCTCTCAGCAGCGCTCTGAGGTTGCTCTTGCtggtcctcctcttctcgaCGGCAAACGCACATTCGTGGATCGAACAGCTGCTTGCCATCGCGGCGAATGGAACTTTCATCGGAACTCCAGGCTACGCTCGAGGCAATGTTCATCGCACTACTCCCGGGTTCAGCGACACGACCATGACTTACCTGATTCCACCAAATGATCGAGCCAACCAGAGTCTAATTCTTCCCACCGACAAGATGTGCAAAAGCACGCAGCGAACACGTAATCAAACCGAGGGTAGCCCGCGGCTGCAGGCATCTGCCGGCTCCCCCATCGCTCTTCGCTACCAAGAGAACGGCCATGTGACTCTACCTTGGAATCAACCGGGAAAGCCAAAGAATAGAGGGACAATCTACGTCTACGGAACTACCGAgccgaaggaggaggagaacttCCTGGACGTCTTCAATTCCTGGAATCGCGACGGTACGGGAGGGGATCGACGCGGCGTTCTCTTGTCGAAGCAAAACTTTGATGACGGCCGTTGCTATCAGATCAACAATGGCAATATCTCCGAACATCGTCAAGCCGTGTACCCCCACGTGGCGGACCAACTGATGGGCGCAGACTTGTGGTGCCAACAGGACATCGCGCTACCATCGAATGCACCTACAGGCAAGCCGTATACGCTCTACTGGGTCTGGAATTGGCCCACGGCTCCTGGCGTGGACCCGTCACTCCCCAACGGCAAGCAGGAAATCTATACCACTTGCATTGATGTAGATGTGGTCGATAGCCCTACGACTCAGACGCACGTCCAGGAGGGATATGTGGAGGGCCAGTCCCTCGACAGCGCAGCCATTCCGTCTGAGTTTGCCGAGGTGATGGGATCTAGCACTGATAGTACGGAGGCCGGAAGCAGTTCTGCGCCAAGTTCGACGACGCCGGCTCCGACGCCAACACCAACCTCGGTGGCGCCTTTTAGAGTTCTCACATTGACGACAGTCATCACGACACATATACCTTGGACTAGCAGTGCTGCCTTGGCTGGGAGCACTTGA
- the NBP2 gene encoding adaptor protein NBP2 (COG:T;~EggNog:ENOG410PKCU;~InterPro:IPR001452,IPR036028;~PFAM:PF07653,PF00018,PF14604;~go_function: GO:0005515 - protein binding [Evidence IEA]) → MTIIMASTTSAPSSQPTASSNLTVLPPIITDSPVKRQGRQRSSSYAKDRLSTHSNVSLASQNRSRPGSHVFPVFHSSLPYALVRDFAYPPIHPLHYGPLPPRASVVSTPASEQRRLSDPPAPWDSSRGQWSVGPWTTDHSYGHQQLPAMSFGDGPPYSEDEDLHSPVFSAPRHRKNKSTGTDLNGRKARGPGGREHQGMGYEADTDRGTLVSMNADGSETYYVNDDDALEDGPGGEYVTYPANESRYSHVGSYDYQAYGHEADFDSEDDYAGDHRYSRDFQFAVGCPDEEMHGKAVALFDFTREHENELPLTEGQVIFVSYRHGQGWLVAEDPKTGESGLVPEEFVRLLRDIEGGLTSLNGEPDADEENNTYLSPESTDSQQAITPTQDEQLPLESTYVNVEHVSNGAKRESSQLASGGKTDSNMSHFPAEDQGLEAPQDFPEKKAA, encoded by the coding sequence atgaccatcatcatggcttccACAACCTCGGCCCCCTCATCGCAGCCCACGGCTTCCTCGAACCTAACGGTTTTGCCTCCCATAATCACAGACTCCCCAGTTAAGCGGCAGGGCCGTCAGCGATCCTCCTCGTACGCAAAGGATCGTCTCTCCACGCACTCTAATGTTTCCTTAGCTTCTCAGAATCGGTCGCGGCCGGGATCCCACGTCTTTCCTGTCTTTCATTCCAGCTTACCGTATGCGCTGGTTCGCGACTTTGCGTATCCTCCTATCCATCCTCTTCACTACGGCCCATTGCCGCCTCGTGCATCGGTGGTGTCCACCCCGGCAAGTGAGCAACGGCGCCTGTCCGATCCTCCGGCCCCGTGGGATAGTTCTCGTGGCCAATGGTCCGTGGGTCCGTGGACTACCGATCACAGCTATGGGCACCAGCAACTTCCCGCCATGTCCTTTGGTGATGGACCGCCGTAtagcgaggatgaagacctGCACAGCCCAGTCTTTTCCGCCCCGCGTCACCGGAAAAACAAGTCCACCGGAACTGACCTTAATGGACGGAAAGCCAGGGGCCCTGGTGGCCGCGAGCATCAAGGCATGGGCTATGAGGCAGATACCGACCGGGGTACGCTCGTCAGTATGAACGCGGACGGCAGTGAGACGTACTATGTGAACGATGACGACGCTTTGGAGGATGGACCGGGCGGCGAGTATGTCACGTATCCGGCGAACGAAAGCCGGTATTCTCATGTGGGCTCATATGACTATCAAGCCTATGGACATGAGGCGGACTTTGATTCTGAAGACGACTATGCCGGGGATCATCGGTACTCGCGTGACTTCCAGTTTGCTGTGGGGTGCCCTGATGAGGAGATGCACGGAAAAGCGGTTGCGCTGTTCGATTTCACAAGAGAGCATGAGAACGAGCTGCCCCTCACTGAAGGGCAGGTGATCTTTGTCTCGTACCGTCACGGTCAGGGCTGGCTTGTTGCGGAGGATCCCAAGACTGGAGAGAGCGGGCTGGTACCAGAAGAGTTTGTGCGTCTGCTTCGAGACATCGAGGGAGGGCTGACGTCGTTGAACGGCGAGCCTGATGCGGACGAAGAGAACAACACGTACCTGAGCCCGGAGTCGACAGATTCCCAGCAAGCTATCACACCCACGCAAGACGAACAGCTCCCACTGGAGTCGACCTACGTGAACGTCGAGCATGTCTCCAACGGGGCAAAGAGGGAGTCTTCGCAGCTGGCTAGCGGTGGCAAGACGGATTCGAACATGTCACATTTCCCGGCAGAAGATCAGGGGCTCGAAGCCCCGCAAGACTTTCCTGAAAAGAAGGCGGCCTAG
- a CDS encoding glutathione S-transferase family protein (COG:O;~EggNog:ENOG410PK8M;~InterPro:IPR036249,IPR040079,IPR036282,IPR010987, IPR004045,IPR004046;~PFAM:PF13409,PF00043,PF14497,PF13417,PF02798;~go_function: GO:0005515 - protein binding [Evidence IEA];~go_process: GO:0006749 - glutathione metabolic process [Evidence IEA]): MVRLTYKYYYYYHQLSTITPTDSTKPPTTMTSPFTPTTPPRIKNTKGLHLLTTSTPNGKKVQILFEELSAKYDLQWTTTLIDLDTDEQKQPWFLALNPNGKIPLLIDNNPHNPSSPITVMESSAILLYLVETYDPDHHFHFSSSSSTSSPVYKSQLLQWLFFWSASGQPQQAGLNHFKRFAGVVVDSYAIEKFKTETLRIYNVLEMHLSNRLTGDDGGGEAREYLVGEGRGKYSIADINAYAWIRAWKRMTISEEEMGRFPLLRRWVERIEERPAVRRGVGEGYDEEVHPELLLTSSTGRS; this comes from the exons aTGGTGAGATTGAcatataaatactactactactatcatcaaCTGTCCACAATCACTCCAACAGACTCTACAAAACCGCCCACCACAATGACAAGCCCATtcacaccaacaacaccacccagaATCAAAAACACAAAG GGCCTCCACCTCCTAACAACCAGCACCCCCAACGGCAAAAAAGTCCAAATCCTCTTCGAAGAACTCTCCGCCAAATACGACTTACAATGGACCACAACCCTAATCGACCTCGACACGgacgagcagaagcagccgTGGTTTCTGGCGCTGAATCCTAATG GCAAAatccccctcctcatcgacaacAACCCCCAcaacccatcatccccaataACAGTAATGGAATCCTCCGCTATACTCCTCTACCTCGTCGAAACATACGACCCAgaccaccacttccacttctcctcctcctcctccacctcctcaccgGTATACAaatcccaactcctccagtGGTTATTCTTCTGGTCTGCTTCTGGACAGCCCCAGCAGGCGGGGTTGAATCATTTCAAGAGGTTcgcgggggtggtggtggattctT ATGCCATTGAGAAATTCAAGACCGAGACGCTTCGGATTTACAACGTGCTGGAAATGCATCTATCTAATAGGTtgactggtgatgatggtggtggtgaagcgAGGGAGTATCTGGTGGGCGAGGGACGAGGGAAGTATAGTATTGCGGATATCAATGCGTATGCGTGGATAAGAgcgtggaagaggatgacgattAGTGAGGAGGAAATGGGTAGGTTtccgctgctgaggaggtggGTTGAGAGGATTGAGGAGAGGCCGGcggtgaggaggggggtaGGGGAGGGGTATGATGAGGAGGTTCATCCTGAGTTGTtgcttactagtagtactggaAGGAGTTAA